The following is a genomic window from Bactrocera tryoni isolate S06 chromosome 2, CSIRO_BtryS06_freeze2, whole genome shotgun sequence.
ATCCAATTTAACACACTCAAGAATAACTTGAGCACAAATTAGGCTCAACTTACTGATTAACTAACATACTTTTTTATGAGTACATAGTTAATGGCCGTTTTATTTCCAATGAGCCCCTTAGGTGTTAAGAATTAAAAGCCACAAAAgtgaataaaaagtttaataacaaTGCAACTAATTAAGTGAACATTAAAGATCGAACTTTGGCTTTTATATGGCGACATTCAAAATGACCATTAGCaatcaaattattcaaaattaactACAACCGACAAATCACTTCAAGGTCTCTTAAGCATTTACAGCgacataaaataaatgtgttctaatacacatatgtatgtgtagtaaAAGCAGTAAAAAGTCCGttgtttatatgcatatacatatgtatgtacgtatatagtACAATAACTTTTTCACCCATTTGGTATTGTCCGACATTCCAAACAACTTTTCAGCAACACTTCTGAACATGACCTATTTCCATTGCACCCCTGCCGCTTTCACGAGCGCACAAAAAGTCAATTTCACGcctaaaatcaaataataaaagtaattacTCACCGGCTTATTATCGTCGCAAAAAGAACCAACGCAATAATTTAGTGCGGCTCAACGTAAAAGCACCCTTACCAGGAACTCTGCGATTCGGTGTGGCAAGCACATGCAAAGCAGCTGTGTCTAATCACGCACTTCTGGGACGCACATGCGATCCGGCAGAAGGAAAGACATTTCAAATGCAATTGTCACCCTTGTTGAATCCTCCGCCACAAACAGACTAATATGTGTATTGTACTTGGCCGAGTGTCTCAGATCTGCATATGGCGGCTTGCACCCTTCTGAAGTGCACATACCATGCCCACACGCAACTCAGCTGATGGGTGACCCGCCTTGACGTGCATATAATTGTCATGTAGCAATGACCATTTTCGACAGAATTTGGTTGGTGTAAGCTagaactacatatataaaaaatgcaaaatattgaatgcataattaaaaaaaatagaaaaaacactgaaaagtAGTTTCAAGGGCATTTTGCCTTCATATTGGTGTTGGTATGTTTGGGCATAAGGGTTGACGGTATTAACAGCAGGAAAATGCAGAACTAGTGAGAGGTGTTAGCGAGTATAATGTCCTGTATTATATGATTCTAAAAATTGtcccaataattttttttttttccaaaataaacataattgttgtttttcttttctacGGCCACCATAAATGGGAGATGAAATTTTGATTTGGCAatgttattgtttatttaatattattattcttcttttttacttcatCTTTATCAGTTCCTACAAGTTTTAGCAGCTATTTCCTACAGGAAAAAATCCAACTTAATCATACTTTTCCTGCAGGGACTAAATTGCAATAATCTCTTTTACCGTAATGTATGTtagtataatatgtatgtagcaatGCAGAAAAACCGAAATCCTCCACTCCATGTTGCGTTCCACCACATATGTGTGCCATGATGCGTGCAACGCCAAAAGTGTGTGCACTCCACTACTTGAACATTcatgcaatattattttttcgattaatacctacatatatacatatgtccttGACTCGTTGTAGGGCTCGCACATTGGCCATTTAACCATTAATTTTTACGCTGCCAAACTATCAACAGCGCAAACACTACTTGACTAACTAACTTTCTTTGGTAGGGGTAATGAAAGGGATAATATATACACGTGTAAGGGCTGGGGAAATATATATAGTTGTTAATTTTTGCTTACAGGCACgttgtaaaatataaatgctGAGAGGTTAGGCTGGTCGACAAAAcagaaatttgattattttaattttgataatttttattttatttatttatttatactaatttgGATTTTCCGCAATTTGTTGTGAAacgaaatttcattatattacaTAGAGTCATAAAATACAAGTACATTCAGAGAATTTGATTTATTCCTCATCTTATCCAGGGAATATCTTGAAAAAAAgagattttttcgcaaaaaatcgTACCTTAATCGCCTTTCCTTCCAAAGAAGAGTGGGAAAGCACTGTGGTGAACAGGGATAGAGATGGGTTCAAACTAGATATTCGAATGTAGGCGATGTCTTTTCACTAAACTTATATACCAGATTCGCCTGCCGGTTACCAGACCAGTGCATTGTCTCCCAAGCAGATTCGCAGCAATTAAATAAAGCCTTCTTGTCCTGACAAAGATTTtgtccacaaaaaaaatatttatatatatatactatatagataGCTGAGCGTTACCCAGGTTTCATCAAAGATAGTGTAAGATCTTGACTTTCTTAAAGATCTAACGGCCTATTTCACGATAAACTTCTTAAGTGGTGgcacaaataaaactttttgcaCTGATGAACTTCATTAGAAGCACAAAGTGGTTCAGCGGGAATGTAATGAAGTGGAGGGTATTTTAGTTCCGATGTTTTACAATGAACCTTTTAAGAGCGAGACCTAGTTGCGTCATCAGGCATCCACTaaacctacctacctacctttcTAAATAATGAATCTAAGAAAATTGTGTCTACGTTTAAGAGATTACGTGAGTTTACggatttcgaaaaatcgatttctttacGTCTTATTTCtgcaacacctctagaatatcgccctaaattttcaagttgatccgaataatagtttcggagatacagagCTCGAGGCCAGTTAGACTaaatgcgccgtctttaaacgtaTTTTTTCGAAGCGgttttttgaagtcggttggcacgAACTCAACCGATCGTCATGAATTTTTAGGTCTTTgagttacaatttttaaagtctTTGCCGAAGAAATGTTCTtacgattacaactatttgaaaaaaaaatgtcccgaaattttaattttttgtaaaaatacttatgtatagtatgtatataccaaactCCTTTgcccaattttcagtttttttttacttcttccaagttctaagttaagattttagCTAAAATCACGTATTTTTgcactttagatgattctgtaaggagttatccagCCATCCGGCCGtttcttttttccgaggggtcacagCAATGGCggagtttaaaataattttttccaaaaaactctgaatttttttgttaatagtgtattttTGTATCAATagaaaatactaataaaaatcTAGTTTTTATACTGGAAAAAAGGTGTTGAAAAAAGCTGTTTCTTACTCAAGGAAACTCATATGTGGAAAGGTTAATCAGGCAAATTTGTATCATATACATTATAATAGTGAGCTACAGTAGCTAAATAGAagaaccaacaacaataaccaggACGTATACGCTATGATATGGTACTTGACTAGAAGGCTTAATATTCGCAGTGCCACTCTCATACAATTcccatatgtacgtatatttttCACCAAATTATGCACATTTCTCTTGGCAATAAGCGCAAAATTCACTATGATAACTTTTGtggcaagtgtgtgtgtggtcAATTAGCATGCTTTTTTATCAAAGTGTTGTAGTTTTTTGCATTAGCATATCGAATATGCGCAAAAAGGTTGTTTTGTGGATTGGTAATTTGAGCACTTTCTGCACACAAATACTATTGTAGCACACTGCAGTCGTACACACTAATGAACAAAAGTTACTTGCAGCGATTGCGGTAAAGTCAAAGCAACGTGGTTGGAGAGTGCTCAACTACAAAGGCAGAAAAGTTGCAgttgacatttttcatttttctggGCGGTTGCACTGACTCGGTACTGATTTGCTGGTTATGTGCGTATTGTTGCAAACTAAAGTTCTGCAACAAAGTTGATATCGCTGGCAGTTGCAGCATTGCAGTGggactaattttttttttggttttgttttcccCTCAGCTGGCTAGTTAAAATATGATAAATGCATAAAGTTTGgtgcaaattttgaatttttacgtGCTTGACAGCTGGGTGGTTTCAGTAAATAAGGGGTGAGAGAATTTTATGAAATGAACTTGCTTCAATTAAATATAGGGGAATGagtattaaaaagtgaaatatttgaagagttaatttactaaacaaaaaatatatttttttttaatcttttcttGTTGTAAAAcctataaattttcataatagtaatattgggtagtcgaaaaagacttttcgtattcctaatcaaactttaatttttttttatatttagactaataaataaataaacaaatatgtacacttttgttcgaccactttttgccatttttccgctagagacattattccatcagtgtaaaactttcatcaatgTAGATCGAAATATCGagatttccagaacggaagtgggctgtgctacacgaactgatacagtatCGTCTCTGTGAACTTCACGAATTTCATTTGTGGCTTGCTTGGCATTCTTCcctgttttatacaaaaatttcaaaatatagcgtatttttttcactcatttttgaacagctgtaacttttttcccgaatttaatttttttgattaaatgaaacttaaaacctcacctttccaacactatatggcatGACACAATaggattggtagcactggatatatacgactgcaacgacatctattgacaaaatacgtaaaaagtttttcgactatccaatatttgCAGACGCTCTACTGCAGCTACACTGTTGGCAACTCCTTTCTATCCGATTACAGCTTTCGCTGTTGTAGTAGGCTTCCCGAAAGTAGGCTTTGCTTCAGCCCAACTGTTAGTGCCAGCCCTTTCATTTACATGAAGCTTTGCTTGTGTTCGCTGTTTTCGAGCTCGTTACAAACGCTGCACTCTCCTCGGAACAACTAGTTCTATTCTCCTCCTTTAATTCATTATAGTTCTTTTTGTAGTATTGGCCTATATTTTTAACCGACAAGCGCATATCACCGTTACCCAAGTAAGGTCATTTTATTACGGAGGCTCTTAAGCTCCGTTCCATACCGGGATATTTAAGGGCTCCCAACCGGGTTCATCCTCGGTATGGGTCGCATAACACCTTAATGCAAAACTTTGGTTTTGTACCCCCAACCATAATTATATATTCCATCTGTATGCTGTGCTCTTGTGGTGTAAAGAACGCCTCTATAAAAAGTCAGGCCTTAGCTAGAAACTTACCAACTGCAATAGGCGCAAACTGTTACTAGCCCGTCCCTGCTATCGTCGTGATACTGTAGTACCTATTACCCGTCGATACCTTGAAAAGGGTTCTGTGGagtatttttggcaaaaataccAACATTTTCGTAACtttttttacttaaactttTACTCATCCCTAACACATAGAGcttggtttgtttttgttttacaaataattcaaataatatatttgtgtttgGTACTTCACTACTACTTAACACCAGTTTCTTGAACCATAAAATcagataattattttttaattaaaatttaattataaatatgtaagatttcttttaagttaatatGTAATTACCcgacatattgaaaaaaattaaaatatttatttgtcaccttataattatgtatttgtGACCCTCCAATCGATTTCTATTACTGATTAAATAActctaaaaaattgtaaatgccaCGGGCTTTGCCACTAATTAGATAAAGCTACCAGAAATAATCTCTCTCTAATCTAGGAAAATCTAAATAGCTAGCGTCACAGTTAGTGTGATACAAATTAGCTAAGCCTAGCATCTGCATAACTATCAGTGCCGGCATCtgaaaaagtttataattacaataaaaacgcCATTATTGGTTACAAGGCACcaacaacattttcatataaACCGTTTTCAGCTTTCCAGCTTTCGAGTCTAATCCGTTGACTGCTAATtcgaattatttactttttgtataAGCTGATTGCATTTTATTGACCAACGAGCTGCACAAAGGCAAAAGCGCATCAGCAGAGTTCTTCCCGTTCCTAGCTAGTACATGTATGCATTTGTAATACGTATGTGTGCTGTGCCGCACTGTCTCGCCGTttgtattcaaaataaattagtaTCTTTTATCTTGTCGCACATAAATCAATGTTGGCGGGACCAGAGCCATAAATATGTTGACATTCATTAAATTAAACACAGAGCGACTTTGCgaagtatttaaattaaaggaatggagcattttaaatattttataaaaaattaagcattAGTATATTGCTCATTCGACGCTTCTGTTgcacttttgattttattgatttttactaCACAAACAGGTGTAAAATGTCATTAAGAGTGTTGTCTTGCATCCAGCAGAGCAAGATGCAGCCTTAGAAAATGgtgcttaaaaattgaaataaaaaataaataaaatagcggCAGGTGTCTAATTCGAAGAGTTTTACAACCTATAATTTAGATGAATAAATTATACATAATAATGCAGATGATATGCTGATTAGCCGCTTTAAAGCGGAGGAATTTCAATTATAGATGCCTggatacttgtatatacatatataatgataCAGCAgagaaatttgatttattttaaatggaCATGCCATAAAGCGCATGTAAAACACaactagttgttgttgctttttatttttgaacacaGAGCTATTTcaactcatacatatatatgtatatgtaaataccgCAATTAAAGACCACACGTCACATACAAATTACAACCGAAATTATGGCTATTCACGCTAACGGTACAGCAAAAAGAGTGAAAATGGCTTACAAATTATGTGTAAATATCAAGCAGATGCGGCAATGGGCACTTTGTCATTGTGTGGGTGCAATTAAAATTTGGTGCTGTTGTTGGTGAAACCGTTTAGATGGGCGCAACAGCATACATTTACATACGAAACAATTGAAGGCAAAAATCAAACAGACAATGGTAATCGATTTGCATAAATACCAGCAGACAaacacttgtatatacatatgtacgtgcgtaCATGTGTATATTACAAACTCTGTATCACCATATCGCCGAAGCGGTAGCCTGTGCTGGCTGTCAGACAGCTGGTATTCGTCGATATATTACAAAAAAGCTCCAAATCGTTGTGTTCAAACTCATTTAAAAGCCATTTAACAAGTGGGATGCGCCTCAATTACTGCTGGAACAGACGCTTATTGGCGCATACTCGTTTATTTGTTGGACCTGGACCGCCGACTGCGCTGCAGCGgtggaaaatgaaataaatttcaatacgTTGTACCATGCATGTTATTGAAGTAACAACAAATTATAGCAAAACAAGAAATGCAAACACTgaattgtttattaatatttacaatgctgtcaataatttgaaaatgtatttccAACTTTCAAACCTTGTTAACAAGGCGTTGCATTGTTGGCCATGCCATTTACAAGCCCAGCGGGAAATCGAGCGTTTTCATATTAGTAATGTCGGtggtataaatatttgaaagctaAAACGTTGCTATTTCTCAAACACATTGAACAAATGTGCAATACATCCAACAAATGTAATCAATTGTATTTGGGGTAGCCGTGGGGGCCTTTCAAAAACTTTTAGATTTCCTAATGAAAATTCGCTCTGCTGAGAATTTTGGCATCGCACGGAAATTTCAAACCAACTtatcattattatatttattagttGCTCCAAATTGTTTGCCAAAAGTGTTCTCGACTTAAAGATTAATCATCAGAATAaatcttcaattatttttcaccTAACTATATACAATATTATCCCTAAATGTTGTTTCAACTACGCTCTTGGTTGGTTATTTTTAGCGTTGTAATCTTTAATGGGTTCAGCGTAGTGCCTAGTTATGTCTTAATTATATCTTTAAGTGAAACTTAACTGAACTATTATTTATAGGTTTTTATGAAGCCTTAATTTTACTGTTAAAATTCCAATAGTCTAGTAAATTGCTGTGTTTTTTGCGAAAGTTAAATATAGACGTGGTTAGTCAACATTAGGCGATGGTCTATTAAATCAAAATGTGTAAGTAATGATGTAGCTTTGAACTGAACTGTTTCGAGGTTCATAAAAACcgaaaacaaagttttttttttcaatttaaaaacctgttttcttaaatcataaatccttagtgtatatatatttattttctatgtgATTTATGCCCGTAGACCTATTCTGAAGGTGAATGTCTGCGAAAGTTGCTAtgagactcagagaatctggattcctaaaagaacacgtgCCTGAACACTCGGAAAACCTGACACAATATGACTTCCTAACTGATCACTAGGATCGTGGAGTGGCGAATCCAAACTCTGGTCGCTCCTTCCACTGCCCATATGCCGGCGAGGTTATGTGTGGGAGGAGGGTTGCACTTAGCTTCTTTACGAATGGATCAAAGCTTGgaggaaggttggtggagggatTTACTATCAGGAACTCtctcaactccagcttcagacttcctggcaattgcagtgttttccaagACGATAATTTACTGCTctggagtgcagcctccttcagagaagtgattCAGATATTAGCATTGAACTCATTAATAGTGAATTCAGAGTTAgtcaaggagtgcctaacctcgttaTCAATAGCATCAAGTCTCTCCGTGATAAGGCATGCTGGTTGCGGAATCGCTGGATATTGTATAGCTGATGAGCTCAGTAGAATGAAAGCGGatcggtgctcccgtatcctcttgtgttctactaatTGTGTGCTAATTTATAAGTCCGAACACAGGAgctctatggcttcacaaagaactACAAATAGCAGTCCAAGTGTGCtctctctagatcagccatACCTTGTGTAAAAGATTACGTCTaataaaaaactacatatgtatatgccatttagtagtaaaaaaaatttttactaaccAATAGGTGGAATGTTTCtcctattttatttttctcaaaaaattatttaaataagttttgtgTGTTACACCATTACTCCCTCAATATCGATGATTTATCTTTCTTCCATTTCATTCCATTTGAACACGAAAAAAacttgaatatataatatatgtatatgtatgtaatttttttttttaactcaagtGCCCCCTACAGTTCACACTGTGTTTAATGACATCCATTGTCTCTCTATGCTAATGACGTTTTAATTTCGGCGTAATTGTTGTGACACGCTGACGCAGTCGGCATTATTTCTTTTGGCTTAATCGATTTCTGTTTAATTGCAATGAGCATAATTATTAGTGGTGTGGCAAGTTGAAATTTATTGTGGCACAAATTGGCGGTTGATTATGGAATGGTATGCATTGGAAAACTGTAAAAGAGAGAAGTGAAGAAAAATGTCAAGGCAAGTGCTAATTGACAATGATATTGAGTTAATTGATGGTTATTTTCTTAAGTAATTCTGAGGCAGAAGAAATGCGATGAAGTTTCCATTACTTAAGTATTAGGATAAaggaattttcttaattaaagaaAGTTATCAGATTAGCAAAATGATGTAAAATGCTTGAAGAATTTTACTTATGAAACTAATTAGGTCACGCTCAAGTAATAAGAggaatacaaattatttaatctcTTTCTTTACTAGGACAGGTTATATTTGTTAactgaaaatcaaaattttttcaacccACTACATTAACAcattgaagtgtcaataataTAAACAACTAAACTAAATACTCATTATATTCTCTCTTTCTTTCCAGCTCCCTGAAAATGTATTAGAACCGAGCAATTAAACTCAAAACCGTGCTTACTAAAACTAGTCGAAGAGTGCAATCGACAGTgcaaaaatttgtgcaaaaagcCACTTAAAGTTCGAAACAGCGAAAGAAACACAAAACGCGTGCCACAATGGCGGCGCGTTGCTCTTCCGAGCTGCAGTTGCAGCGGGGGCACTCGCATAACCGAACAACACGCGATTTCGATACAATGCCCCGAATAAACCCGCGTATTTCGTCCACTCGCTCGAAAAATATCGTGTCGCATTTCTTCCATACGCCACCTTCATTGCCCCGCTTCTACATGTTGGCCGTCATTATCAGCGCGCTGCTCATGCATATTTCCAATACGCAAGCGCATTTGACCGCAACTGCCAACGGCGAAGGCATGTCGCATGCGGTTGGTATTTCGGCGGCAAATGCTGCGCGCATGTTAGCTGGCAGCGGTGGCACAACCGGCAGTGAGTACTCCCTTGTACTGCCGCATGATACCTATCCCGGTTTTAGTATTAAGCGATTCAAGACCATGCCAGTGAACGATACGACCTCATCGGTGACAAAAACTTCCTCATCGGCATCGACATCCGTTGGCGCTTATCACATGCTTGCCGGTGATTACTCcaaatattttacagtactcGACGATGGTGTGGTTATGACTACATCCGATATATCCCCACTAGTTAATCGCCCGGTGAATCTCGTTGTGGTCGAGGAGACACCTAGCGCCACCAATACACATAATTTACAGTTGTTTGTTATGCATCGCAGCGATATGTTGCGCTTCCCAGGCACTATGCTGGATGCAAGTGGGGAGGTGCGTGAGAATCGCCCCACAGGCACACGTGTACGTGGCATACCATTAATGCAGGCATTGAGTGGCGATGCTGCTGTTGAAAATAATACCGGTGCGCCCAAGAAGGTGCGTTACACCATCATCGACGGCAATGATGATGAGGCGTTTGCACTGCAGACGCGTAAGTCTACGAAAGAAAGCGCTATGAATGTAGAATCCATCACGGTTGATAGTGATGGTGAGGCTGGTGTGTGGTTGGTCACCAATCGACCATTGGATCGTGAAACGAAAGCACACTATGACTTATCGGTACAGGCCTCAGACATAGATGAACTCGATAAGATCATATCGAAAATTCAGGTGACTGTACTGGACGAAAATGATAACCACCCTATATTCAAATCCACCGAATACAAATTCGCTATTGCCGGTCAGAAGAGCACCGGCTTAGAGGGCAACACAACAACCACTTGGAAACGCTTCAGCATACTGGGTAAGGTGGAAGCCACTGACGCGGATGGCGATAAGATCGCTTATAGACTAAGTGCGCCAAATAATATTGTCATCATTGTGCCACAAACTGGCGAAATTATGTTGGCTGATCAGCCTGACGCCTCGGAATTGCTCATCGAGGTCGAAGCGCATGACTTACGCTATCCCAGTTTGGTGAGCAAGCAACCGGCTAAAGTATTGCTAGAGTTTTTAGCGCCAGAACCGGTTTCGTTTATAATGCAACACTTGGAGCACGATGCCATCAATGAGCATTCACACCATCGCGAGAAGCGTCGGGTAACGCGCGCGGTACGCCCGACTAAACGCATCGAGTTTACCGAAGCCGATGGCGATACCGAAGGTAAATCCGTCTTCCAGTTGGAAAAAGAGACCGATAAGGAAACTTTTAAAATACGCGATGACAATCCGTGGGTGACAGTCGAAACAAATGGCGCGGTGCGTGTGAAAAAGAAGTGGGACTACGAAGAGCTGGGTCCAGAGAAAACAATTGATTTTTGGGTGATCATCACGAACACTGGACAACATGGTGAGTGTTACTAATTTTTATCTACCTCATACTCGTCTGCCGAAT
Proteins encoded in this region:
- the LOC120767748 gene encoding neural-cadherin-like, which codes for MAARCSSELQLQRGHSHNRTTRDFDTMPRINPRISSTRSKNIVSHFFHTPPSLPRFYMLAVIISALLMHISNTQAHLTATANGEGMSHAVGISAANAARMLAGSGGTTGSEYSLVLPHDTYPGFSIKRFKTMPVNDTTSSVTKTSSSASTSVGAYHMLAGDYSKYFTVLDDGVVMTTSDISPLVNRPVNLVVVEETPSATNTHNLQLFVMHRSDMLRFPGTMLDASGEVRENRPTGTRVRGIPLMQALSGDAAVENNTGAPKKVRYTIIDGNDDEAFALQTRKSTKESAMNVESITVDSDGEAGVWLVTNRPLDRETKAHYDLSVQASDIDELDKIISKIQVTVLDENDNHPIFKSTEYKFAIAGQKSTGLEGNTTTTWKRFSILGKVEATDADGDKIAYRLSAPNNIVIIVPQTGEIMLADQPDASELLIEVEAHDLRYPSLVSKQPAKVLLEFLAPEPVSFIMQHLEHDAINEHSHHREKRRVTRAVRPTKRIEFTEADGDTEGKSVFQLEKETDKETFKIRDDNPWVTVETNGAVRVKKKWDYEELGPEKTIDFWVIITNTGQHGECY